DNA sequence from the Epinephelus moara isolate mb unplaced genomic scaffold, YSFRI_EMoa_1.0 scaffold2507, whole genome shotgun sequence genome:
ACAATTTAAGATCCAAGAGTTCAAAGATTCAGTCAGCATCAGCAGGGAAAttgcagacagagagatagcaATCAGAAATCATGTCTTCACCAAGCTGAAGGAGGCTATTGAGAGACACCAGGCCAAACTTATTGAGTCAACTGAAGAAAAGCACAGAATGACAGAGAAACAGGCTGAAGGCTTCATCAAAGAGATGGAACAGGAAATCTCTGAGCTGAAGAAGAGAAGCTCTGAGCTGGAGCAGTTCTTACTCTTAGAAGACCACCTTGACTTCCTCCAGAACTTTTCATCCCTGGATGCTGCTCCACCCACCAAGAACTGGACAAAGGTCAAAGTCTGTCCACCTTCATATGAGGGGACTGTGGGGACAGCTGTTGATCAGTTGGTGGAGATGGTCAAAAAACAGGTCAAGAAGTTTCTCAAGGAGTCTGAGATGAAGACAGTCCAGCAGTATGCAGTGGACGTCACACTTGATCCTGATACAGCAAATCCACGACTCATCCTGTCTGAAGATGGGAAACAAGTAAGTGATGGTACTGTGTGGAAGGATCTCCGACATAACCCAAAGAGATTTTCTCACGGTGTCTGTGTCTTGGGGAAGCAGTTTGTTTCTTCAGGAAGATTTTACTTTGAGGTTCAGGTGAAAGGAAAGCCTGATTGGGGTTTAGGAGTTGCTGCAGAGTCAGTCAACAGAAAGGGGCCAATCACTGCAAGCCCAAACAATGGTTACTGGACGATACATTCAAGGAAAGGAAATTTCTGCCATCTTTTTACTGAGTCCTTGGTCCGTCTCTCTCAGAAGTCGAAGCCTGAGAAGGTGGGGGTGTTTGTAGATTATGACGAGGGTCTGGTCTCCTTTTATGACGTTGATGCTGCAGCTCTTATCGATGCCCATATTGGCTGCTCCTTCACTGGAAAACTCCACCCAGTCTTTCTTCCCTGTGCAAATCAGGGTGGTAAAAACTCTGCCCCTCTGATCATCTGTCCTGTCAACCCTACTTAGTGGAATGACATGTCATGTTCCGCAAAAAGactgactttgagatgaggtGAGAGGAACTTTCTTAATACGGACGGAAATTCATGCAGTTACAGATCTGATGTTTGATGTAAGTGTTCNNNNNNNNNNNNNNNNNNNNNNNNNNNNNNNNNNNNNNNNNNNNNNNNNNNNNNNNNNNNNNNNNNNNNNNNNNNNNNNNNNNNNNNNNNNNNNNNNNNNNNNNNNNNNNNNNNNNNNN
Encoded proteins:
- the LOC126387157 gene encoding zinc finger protein RFP-like: MCMKHDKLLELFCKTDQMCLCMLCTVLDHKSHDVAPVKEQYERNLAKLGKTRAIIQQMIKTRQFKIQEFKDSVSISREIADREIAIRNHVFTKLKEAIERHQAKLIESTEEKHRMTEKQAEGFIKEMEQEISELKKRSSELEQFLLLEDHLDFLQNFSSLDAAPPTKNWTKVKVCPPSYEGTVGTAVDQLVEMVKKQVKKFLKESEMKTVQQYAVDVTLDPDTANPRLILSEDGKQVSDGTVWKDLRHNPKRFSHGVCVLGKQFVSSGRFYFEVQVKGKPDWGLGVAAESVNRKGPITASPNNGYWTIHSRKGNFCHLFTESLVRLSQKSKPEKVGVFVDYDEGLVSFYDVDAAALIDAHIGCSFTGKLHPVFLPCANQGGKNSAPLIICPVNPT